The Anaerolineae bacterium genome has a segment encoding these proteins:
- the holB gene encoding DNA polymerase III subunit delta', producing the protein MPDPSPAPNPVDSAAANWGIIGHQWAVEHLARGLRHGRVRHAYLFVGPAGIGKTTLAHAFAARLNCLHDDENARPCGRCLACRKIAAGNHPDVSLIEAEEVGGTLKIEQVRELMHMLALRPYEGRYRVGILRRFHEARPQAADALLKTLEEPPSYVVLVLTAENVNLLPRTILSRCQILRLRPVPVRQVEAALTARWGANPEQAALLAQLSGGRPGWAVRALTDPEALASRDLALDDLARILTESRIDRFARAEAMAQPRNRAALRETLILWQLFWRDVILVLTHSRVAPVNRDRRALLNQYARDFSLEQAQTALRATRLALDDLSRNVNVRLALEVMLLDYPGLKG; encoded by the coding sequence ATGCCCGATCCATCACCAGCGCCGAATCCGGTAGATTCTGCCGCCGCCAACTGGGGCATCATCGGCCACCAGTGGGCGGTTGAGCATCTGGCCAGGGGGCTGCGCCATGGTCGTGTTCGCCACGCCTACCTGTTTGTCGGGCCAGCCGGGATCGGCAAGACGACGCTGGCCCACGCCTTTGCCGCCCGCCTGAACTGCCTCCACGACGACGAGAACGCCCGTCCCTGTGGCCGGTGCCTGGCCTGCCGCAAAATCGCCGCTGGCAACCACCCGGATGTCAGCCTGATCGAAGCCGAAGAAGTCGGTGGGACGCTCAAGATCGAGCAGGTGCGCGAGTTGATGCATATGCTGGCGCTGCGACCTTATGAGGGCCGCTACCGGGTGGGCATCCTGCGGCGTTTTCACGAGGCGCGCCCGCAGGCCGCTGACGCCCTGCTCAAGACGCTGGAAGAGCCGCCGTCGTATGTGGTGCTGGTGCTGACGGCGGAAAACGTCAACCTGCTGCCGCGCACCATCCTCAGCCGCTGCCAGATACTGCGCCTGCGGCCTGTGCCGGTGCGTCAGGTGGAAGCGGCGCTGACCGCCCGCTGGGGGGCCAACCCGGAACAGGCGGCGCTGCTGGCCCAGCTTTCCGGTGGGCGACCGGGCTGGGCCGTGCGCGCCCTGACTGATCCTGAGGCGCTGGCCTCCCGCGACCTGGCCCTGGATGACCTGGCTCGTATCCTGACGGAGAGCCGCATCGATCGTTTTGCGCGGGCGGAGGCAATGGCCCAGCCGCGCAACCGCGCTGCCCTGCGCGAAACGCTGATCCTGTGGCAACTGTTCTGGCGGGACGTGATCCTGGTCCTGACGCATAGCCGCGTGGCTCCGGTTAACCGCGACCGGCGGGCTTTACTCAACCAGTACGCCCGTGATTTTTCGCTGGAGCAGGCGCAAACCGCCCTGCGCGCCACCCGGCTGGCGCTAGATGACCTCAGCCGCAACGTCAATGTGCGCCTGGCGCTGGAAGTGATGCTGCTGGATTACCCCGGCTTGAAGGGCTAA
- a CDS encoding lipoate--protein ligase family protein, with translation MTVAREHWRLLVTPPCTGAYNMALDQAILEQVGAGNAPPTLRFFAWTPPCLSLGQAQPSADVDLARLQERGWGLVRRPTGGRAILHTDEITYSVTLPKNHPLVQGDVVASYHRLSAALLDGLARLGLQAQADRRLERSATRPGGPVCFEVPSDYEITANGSKLIGSAQVRRFEGVLQHGALPLWGDITRICDALAFPDEAERERVRARVAVRATTLERALGRRVSWEEAADALRDAFAERFGLLFGPPEGPTAAEEARAVALVTDVYGADTWTFRL, from the coding sequence ATGACTGTTGCCCGTGAACACTGGCGTTTGCTGGTCACGCCGCCATGTACCGGCGCGTACAACATGGCGCTTGACCAGGCTATTCTGGAACAGGTCGGCGCGGGGAATGCGCCGCCTACGCTGCGCTTCTTTGCGTGGACTCCGCCATGCCTGTCCCTGGGACAGGCCCAGCCCAGCGCCGATGTTGACCTGGCGCGCCTGCAGGAACGCGGCTGGGGGCTGGTCCGCCGGCCAACCGGCGGGCGGGCTATCCTGCACACCGATGAGATCACCTATAGCGTGACCCTGCCGAAAAACCATCCGCTGGTGCAGGGCGATGTGGTCGCCAGTTACCACCGTCTGAGCGCTGCCCTGCTTGACGGGCTGGCCCGGCTGGGCTTGCAGGCCCAGGCCGACCGGCGGCTAGAGCGGTCGGCGACGCGCCCCGGCGGGCCGGTGTGCTTTGAGGTGCCTTCCGATTACGAGATCACTGCCAACGGCAGCAAGCTGATCGGCAGCGCCCAGGTGCGGCGCTTTGAAGGCGTGCTGCAGCATGGCGCCCTGCCACTGTGGGGAGATATCACCCGCATCTGTGACGCGCTGGCCTTCCCTGACGAAGCCGAGCGCGAGCGCGTGCGGGCGCGGGTGGCGGTGCGGGCCACCACGCTGGAGCGGGCGCTGGGCCGCCGGGTGAGCTGGGAGGAAGCCGCGGACGCCCTGCGCGACGCCTTTGCAGAGCGCTTCGGGCTGCTCTTTGGCCCGCCGGAAGGGCCGACCGCGGCGGAAGAGGCGCGGGCGGTGGCGCTGGTAACCGATGTCTACGGCGCGGATACGTGGACCTTCCGCCTGTAG